The genome window AGCGCAATGATACCAACTGTCTCTTCTATTTTGCTCGAATATTTTTCGATCAAAGTATAATGGGTAACTAAATAAACCTCTGTAAATGCTTTATAATAATTTTCTATTTGCGATTGAAAACGTTCTAAACTATCTAACTCTGTTTTAATTTCAAAAACTTTATTTGTTCCGTTCACAATCACCATATCAGCAATTGAATCTTGTATTCTAAATTCGTTTAATAAAACAGTGTCATCTAATGAATAGTGATGAAGTACAAAATCATTTAATAAACTTGTTTTATATATATATTCGTGACGATAGTCTTGTTCTAATATAGAATAACCATAAGCAATAAGCTCACTTAATGTAGTTGGTTGTTCTTGTACAATAGAATCCCATTCAATATATTTTTTCATTTGTCGAATATAAGACGACTGATTACTATCCAAAGCTATTTTCTTAAAAGCAGCATGGTTAATTAATCGAGCGATTCCTCTTAAATTCGAAATATGTAAAGGATGAGATTGCATAAGACAAAGGTAAAAAAACCTTACATATTTGGTAAACAAAGTTTACATTTTATCAAAATCAAACTCCTATCCAAAAATATTTACGGAACTTAAAATTGCTTTTCATTAATCAATAAACTAATTTAGTTCATTCCAATACAACAACATATAATCTAGAAAATGATTGAAACTTCTATCACATTATTAATTAATCGCAAAACTGATCTTGATTTAATTCAAAATATAATCATAAATAGTAGAATTGATGTTCCAATTTATATGGTTGAGTACGAATTTCACATTCAAATTAACTTTACAAGCGACTATGAACAATGGGAACTTGAAACAGAAATAGTAAAAGCATTGCCTGATTATGAGTTTAGTTATGGCCCTGATAAAGGACATAAAGAAGCGAGAATTCAGCTATCAAGATATCAATCTAGTTTTTCTACTGATGGCTGGGGACGAAGAATTGAAGATCCTCTTGATGAGACGAAATACCTTGTTAAGAAATCGAAAACAAAATCAGAAAGATTTAACTCAAAAATGAAAATTTTATTTGACAATGTTGAACAAACATATTATATCAATATTGTTGAGGGGATAAACGAAAAAACAAATGAAGAAGGTTATATACTTTTAAATGAATTTAAAAACCGTGTAACCGAAGGAGATATATTAATTCATAAATTATATAAATCACGTCACGATGCATTTCTGATTGGACAGCAACAAATGCAAAAAACTGTTAACGTGGATTATGAAAATTTTAAAGCTGAAAAAAAGAAAATAATCAGAGCTGAACAGAGAATTCCTAGAAAAATAGTTAGAAATTTCATTAATTCTTGTAATAAAAATGATTGTACTACAATACTCAATAATCTTTCTGAAAATATATATTATGAAAAAAGAAAAAAATGGAGAGCAGAATATAGTGTTGAAAATCTAACAAATTTCAAAGAATATATTCTTTCATCTGAACAAGATATTTGTTCCAAAAATTTCATAATTAGATCAAGTTGGGAAATCAAGTTACCTTTTATAAAAATTGGCGTAAAGTTTTTTCCCCACCCAAATGACAATAATTTCAATTCACTTGAATATAGAAATTTTACTTTTAAAGTAGAGAACGAAAAAATCACACAAATAATTGAAGAAAAAAATGGATAATATTTCATCTAAAACAAAATAATAAAAATAATAAAATCATTACATTCTATGAAAAATAAATTATTAATCCTATCATTCTTGCTTAGCTATACTATTTTTGCACAGAGCTGCGAGGAAATTCAAAAAGAGAATGATTATTTAAAACAAATCCTTCATATCAATACAGCCGAATACAAAACAGAATTTGATAAAACAGAGTTCTCAATCACTAAAATAGAAGGCGATACAAAGCAACAAACTGTCACATTCACCATTTTAGTCAACAACAAAGATGTCAATAAGGTTATAGCAATGGGGACTTTCAGTGCTATAGATTTGGAAGGAAATGAATACAAAAAACAAGATTTTGCAGAAATCAAAGGTTTAAATTCTCTTGGTAGCGACACTTTTAATACCAATGTACCAAAAAAGATAGAACCTATTCTAGTAAAAGTCCCTACAAACACACAACTAATAAAACTATTCAAATTCAATTATTATTCGGACATTCTACATGATTACAAAACAATCGAATTTCGAGATCTAAAAATAAAGTGGAAGTAAACTCGATAAAACTTACCTCAATATTAGACTCAACCTCATTTCCACACTCGTCTATGTCCTCGATACAACGTTTTGCTAACGTTACTCTGACTGACGAATCAAGCCTCCTGAGCGAAATCGAAGGGTAATTCAGCTTAACTACACATTATTATTATTATTAAGATAATCGCATTTACTAAATGTCATCTTGAACTCGTTTCAAGATCTCATCCTAAAATACATAACACTTAGAACTCAAAACTTATTACTTATAACTCAAAAAAACCGTCATTGCTGAAAATATAAGTTTTAAAAGGCGACATACGATTTGCAGACGAGCTTCAATCCATTGAAACAAACGTAAAAAAGATTAGTGAGCGTATGCGAATCGTTTAATCTTTTTAGTGAGTGAAATGATGATTGAACGTCGAAAATCGCGGTCTTGTAATGCTTTGTATTCATGAATACCTTAAAAATAATAATAAATCATATGAATAACTTTTTGGTTCGTTTTTGTGTCAAGACTTCCCCGAAGGGCATATGAATTCATTTAAAAACAATAATAACTCATGAATAAAAATGAACATATGTACCTAAGCTCCACTGGAGCTTCTCCTCTTAATGTCAAATTCTTAATCTTAAATTTTTAATTTCAAATGTTGTTTTTTATCAAGAAAAAAAATGAATAAATAAAGCATTTAGCAAATAGCCGTTATTGACCAACTTGGAAGCATAGACTTTGCATTAAGGTAAAAGTTTTAAAAAAAATAACCTCCTACAGTAAAACTCTGCAAGAGGTTTGAAATTATTTGTTTCTTAATGAAATAAATGTTTGTAATACGACAGAAAGTATCACAAAAAATAATCCAATATAAAATGAAATATTAAGTTGTTTTCCTTCGTCAAAAAGCCAAAATGCTAGTATAATCGCATATATAGGTTCTAGATTAAGACTTAGATTAATCGTAAAGGCGGATAACTTTTTTAATATTTCGGTAATTGAAACATACACTCCTACTGTGCAAAAAAGTGCCAGTATAATCAAATAGAATGTATCTTTTCTAGTAGGAAAAATATTTTCTACTGGAAATAAATATAAATAGGCGGGCAATAAAATGCCTAGACCAATGGTTCCTCCAATCATTTGGTAGTAATTGATAAGCTTAGTATCGTAATAAATTGTCAACTTTTCATTATAAATGGTATAAAGCGAAGCAAACAAAGGTGAAATAATACCCAATACAATTCCTAGCCGATAAGAAGCATCAAAACTAAAAATCAAGCTGATTCCAAATAAAGTCAATAAACTTAAAAGTAATTCTGATAATTTGAATTTCTTTTTATTGATAATAGGTTCAAGTATAGCAGTGAAAAAACTTGCCATACAATAACATACAACGCCAATTGAGATGTTGGAATATTTGATACTTCCGTAAAATAAAACCCAAGAGAAAGTAATGAATATACCAACTTTAGCAATTTTAAATTTTTCTTTTAGGGTGATATTGGTATTAATCTTAAACAGTTTGATTATAAAAAATAAGATGATTGCAGAAAAAAAGACTCTGTACCATGTTAACAAGCCTTCGTTCAAAGAAATAAGCTTTCCGAATACACCTGAAAAGCCAAGTAATATCACACTAAGGTGTAATAATAAATATGAATTTTTCATAAAAAATTGTCTCTCCATTCCTTTTGGTAGAAATGAGAATTTATAATATTAAAATTTAATTGAGAATTTGAGGTACAGCGAAACAACTGACTAAATTAGCCAGCGCTGTACTTCTGTATAATCTTGAAGTAATATTAAACTCTTGGAGGAGGAAGACAACCTAGTCTGTTCATATCTTGTTATTGTAGTTGTAAATATAATAAATTATAAGTAATAAAATAAAATCATTGATTGTCATTTTTATAATTCGTTATTTATCGTCTAAGTCTTCGATACAACGTTTTACAAACGCCACTCTGACTGACGATAATAGCTTGATAACTCGTTATTAGTACTTTTTATGTTTTACAACCCTCTCAATACTCATATCTAAAATCTCAACCTAATCCTAAAATACTTAGAACTCAAAACACATTACTTATAACTTTAAAAACTGTCATTGCTGAAAAGTCAGCTTGACGTTTTTTTATTTTAGTACTTTTTACATACGACTTTATACATTTTACATCTTAACATTTTACAATCCTCTCAATACTCATATCTCAATACTCATATCTCATATCTAAAATCTAAAATCTCAACTTGATCCTAAAATACTTAAAACTCGAAACTTATTACTTACAACTTTTAAAAAAACTGTCATTGCTGAAAATACAAGTTTTAAAAGCCGACATACGATTTGCAGACGAGCTTCAATCCATTGAAACTAACGCAAAAAAGATTAGTGAGCGATAGCATTTGAAATTA of Empedobacter falsenii contains these proteins:
- a CDS encoding sce7726 family protein; amino-acid sequence: MQSHPLHISNLRGIARLINHAAFKKIALDSNQSSYIRQMKKYIEWDSIVQEQPTTLSELIAYGYSILEQDYRHEYIYKTSLLNDFVLHHYSLDDTVLLNEFRIQDSIADMVIVNGTNKVFEIKTELDSLERFQSQIENYYKAFTEVYLVTHYTLIEKYSSKIEETVGIIALTDELKLVEYRKATFVDELLDIPTMMATLRKPEYIKLVKNMVGFVPDATPVYLYTACLDVLLNFTQQEVQKQYHKILKERISFAKNIEIEEGAFPKFYNYSYYHQKLTKNSYLTLQNNLMKKV
- a CDS encoding DMT family transporter; its protein translation is MERQFFMKNSYLLLHLSVILLGFSGVFGKLISLNEGLLTWYRVFFSAIILFFIIKLFKINTNITLKEKFKIAKVGIFITFSWVLFYGSIKYSNISIGVVCYCMASFFTAILEPIINKKKFKLSELLLSLLTLFGISLIFSFDASYRLGIVLGIISPLFASLYTIYNEKLTIYYDTKLINYYQMIGGTIGLGILLPAYLYLFPVENIFPTRKDTFYLIILALFCTVGVYVSITEILKKLSAFTINLSLNLEPIYAIILAFWLFDEGKQLNISFYIGLFFVILSVVLQTFISLRNK